In Papaver somniferum cultivar HN1 chromosome 9, ASM357369v1, whole genome shotgun sequence, the genomic stretch TAAGTAGTCATAAATCATCTTGGTAACTATTATCCATTTTGCACGTGTTTGTCATAAAGTAGGTAACGATTTTTTTGGTATGTTGTCCACATCATTCACCCATCCATGCCTTATAAATACTTCTTTCAAATCCTTCAGAATTTTCATTCTCTCTGAGctttaattttccttttgttCCTGCAGGTGAGACGCACGGTTCTCAAGTTGCATCCTCTGGCATCAATATTCAGGTATGTCACCTTTTCGATTTTCCCTCCTTTTCTCGGAAGTAATGAATTATTTTAACATGTGAGTCTTCCATCAGGATTCTCCGATGGCACGCACCGAAAAATTTGGAGAGCAGACAAGTTCGAGGAAAAGACGGAACACAGGTGCTCATGGTGGCCCCGGGGCACAACATTTCGAAGACCAAGCTCCAGTCACCCCAACTCCTATTGGTAGCTCCGGGTCTTTGATAGTTTGATTGGCAGTGCCTCTTCGTTTGATTTCAAAGGGAATTTCGTCCCTGTCGCTTCCACATATTCTCACTTCATTTCCGTTTACAATTTCCCGGTGTCTCCGTTGTTGAAGGATTTGTTACAAGCTTATTGGAGAAGTATGGTCATATAGCTTCTACATCAGTTCTCTCCGACTGCAACAACTTGATTTCTAGTGTTTCAGATTTGTTGACTGTGGAAAAGGCAATGGACGAAGTTAGCGCTGATTGTCCGTCAGAGGATTGACGGTCGTcgcaggtgcaatcaaattaataaacatatttcccactaattaactagtaatatagcggtaataagagatcgttcccacatagagctgtgtaattgataggttctttgatcagcaagataaagtaaataacaaagggggtttggttgtgagataaataaaaagacaataaagaagaaaatgatgattaaggaatccttcgtcgttaccaagcgataactagaTTAGAATACTTATTTATTGTTCGAAAGAACCATTCATCaacaaccgtagaatagcaggtagctcagtgttatccccaaaactccttttaccacggatacggaagctctccattATCAGATtatattcaactgaaccaccaagtagtagctcactcaagatgtaatccaatcgaacgctttaagctttgtgaattaggttgatcccagtagttaaacacttacctcaaggtttacttgctggtgttatcttcactcacgattgctccacagaatccctatgtaaggtctcgcgatttctacttgtgtagagagttattcgaagattacttatctcctaacttataCTAGAAATAGaacgatcaatagatcaatctagcgtgcactccaaatcaatctaagaatcagtcataaaccctagatatggtaaaaacaaacgatgatgataaaaactctcaatagatttataTTAATAATAAATCTTCACgattagaacattgaattcatccttaatcaacaaaggatttagctactcatattacaaagaagataaataatggtggtttccccctaaagaggtaaaccctaggttttgatatagaacttgtgatatgagattgatATTCAATATGATATcaaaggcctaatacctatttatataggtttacattgcttggccttcaagtatctagttcggttcaagaacccgacccgaaaatacgaaataaggaCCCTAACCGTGAGTTTTGGCcttccatggtatgcatacccgtacgcatacttgaatttcagtatgcatacccgtatgcgtacttgcttgtcttcggttttcaataaaaagcttgttttggccacaacttcttcgtccgaactcagaatgacctcattctttttgatttttttcctctttcaattctcttgaagatggtgatgagaaatacttaatttgaatgagataATCTCGGTCTTTGGcttgtctcttgattttgagcgttttgctccttttcatcgcacttcttccacttctcttcgacttgggcacttggatacttggaatacttctcttcttagctatTTTTAATACTTggtagatcctttttggatgattcacctaattgagataattaagagaaaacaatagtaataatatgaatccatgcaagaataatagcttaaacaagtatggaatggacactaaaatcatataaataatgcacttatcaaattaccccacacttagcttttgctagtcctcgagaaaactaaataaaactaatcctaaatacaacaactccatgtcgttgagaaaacggttgcacttagctaatgcaacatgcctttaaacccctaggtgtccctagtggacgagttatagtctcatgagggtttacaagaggtatacccacaaaacctactccaatatcTCGCCTTGGtagaaccactaaggataaacACAAAGTAATAgctaaataattagcttgcatacgttctttagctgcaaacatcccacatacattccaatcatcacacataagcaattatttatgtgtgacattcaacctgattgcaaaactctactaagatagtcatcgtacttgttgcaatgttttccacaacactcgcatactgaaatcacacggatagataagaaaatgaaaatataaaaGTGAAATGTGTGATGAGTGTCAAATAGTGCATAATTCTTTATCGTTTTACTGGCAtttatctcatcttttgtgcttaaattctccattttatcccaaattctgtattttcagtgttttcaagaataaacgatTTTACTAGTTtgctttgtgtttttaggtagtaaCTAAAGCTTGGATGTCTTGAGAAGATAAAGGAACAAAGAATTGGTGCCTAGAGGCAGAAAGCAAGGGCACCACGGAGAGGCTGTGAGAAGTATAGAAGAACACAGTGGGCTTGGTTGGAGATATTTGCTTAAAAGAGAAAGTGGGCTTGATAAAAGAAATATCAAACAAACCCAAGGCTTGACCCATTTTCATAACCCGATACATCAACATTTGATGCAAGCGTTCCACAGCGAATCAcctcatttctccccaatttcaTTATATCGACCAGAAACCTAACTCCATTTTCATCTTCTCCTTTCCTACCTCTGTGTACTTTAACCACCACCCATCTCTACCTCTCCATCATGCACTTCTTGTTTTTTTACCACCAAAACCACCCATCTCTACCACTCCAATACTCTCATTTAATGTAATTGTTCTCTATTACTTCACCTGCCTAGTGAAGGTTGCCCTAGGTATACTGATTGCAGCAAGAAAAATGTATGAAACATTACATCAATCTGTAAAATGAAGAGAGGCACCATACCGAAGATAGTGAGTGGTCAAGATGAAGTGGTTCAATTTTGATTAGACAACTAGTAAGTTTCAGAAttcttatacctaattttatggttGTCTATTGATAATTGGGGGAAGTCTTGTATAAATAGAGAAGGGTTTATGATGTAAAaggcatgcccggagtagccgatGCTCCAAGATTGAATataatttaggtttaatttcagtattTTTCATTCATGTTCTAATTTCTTAGCTAGGGATTAGATGAAACTCTTAATCTAATATTAGATAATTTTGGTTAtgaatttgttcttgttgtgcttaactgcttaaggatagatttaatctttgtgctACAACATATTGCTTTCACCTTGTTTTTCatgcaacctaggtagttggaacaattctatgttgttatgctgcaactcatgcttaaatgaATCAATTTgtcttttgattagttgtgctttaatcagataattaatgcttaggatgaatactttagttgtgataaATTGTCCATCTTCAGATCACCTTGAATATGCGGCAGACTCGAATCTTCACCACTATTCGTTAAAAAGACAAGAGTAATATCCATAACTGAATTATCTAATGCCGGTTAAGCAGTGAATTCGATTGCCCTAGTGCCTTTTAATTGAATTTTAGTCTTGTTGTTGTATAACTTTCTATTCTCGTCGTATCGACAACCCATTTCGTCCAAATTTGTATTAGCAGAACCTTAGAAATTTAGTTTCACCACTCCGACTCCCCGTAgaatcgacccgtatttgccgtTATCTATGTTTTAGACGGCGTGCGCTTGCGGTTTATAATTCTAGGTTTCTAATCCTACCAGTGTGCAAATGTTAACTatagtgaaagatgttacccacaatacttgtatgaatgtagtcaaaggattcttatttatagcgcaatagttgagagaagcacccatttaactcgaccacatgattagatactctaagtgtATGCTCCTTTTCAGtaagtatgtgatagtttccttggatcctgcgttccacgcttgtttaggcgacggagacagggacaacgtttcacacatactgctatccaagtgtcgagaacctcgtcaatagtcttttgacttgctaaataatgatgataggtttttaCTCATctcatcgactacatgattaattcccatggatcctgcgttccacgcttgtttaggcgacggaaacagggagaaacCTATCTTTTTATTATTAATGTTGATATGTGAAGAGGGGCCTTatataaatttttgatttttgattttttgctcactctttatgagtgtaagaaaaTTGTCTATGGGGGTTTTATattaactcaaccaatgattaccttgctacaacatccatgacagtatcaggatcccaacAAATCACttcagagaaacatataactgcaaaaataaaaagaaagtgattcagtaatgattaattgcgaggatgaatctttcaaacgactaccatgctATTGCTAGCAcctgagtttcgcattcaattatggacgtatataattaaggattgtagaatgataaagtggaactcaatctatagccgtaagaactgtttcaacatAAAATGGTTTAGAGTtttcatcctaaatagctcataattaactccaaaagatgaagtctcaagaatgcaagaaatcaaagagtataatttatttatttatttattgtatatgcaatccaaacatgcttaactactcccaccatttaaactcaacattgtcctcaatgttcaaaaccaaaaattctgacataacaacccttaaaaactcaaaaactgtacaaatgggtagggaactaggaaaaacatcctcaacgaaagttgttcgcctacgtcttttctatgatgtgtcaaaagggaacagtgtttcgataaacggtctaaaagatatggcctccggactgacagacatgcaatctgaaaaagttatggaaaaataccaaaactcaaatgtccaggactATCGCTCAAACTTAACAaactccgaattcagattttctttttgaaaataaaGGTGAGTCggtcctctttaaaagttggggtcagccactcaaatcggactccgtatgaagtctcgagagttgTTTCCGTGacaactgcgcagtcagaatttttctgaAAAAAATAGTTCGTCAaagctttcattatagatataggactttgtaaaatataagatgggaacgcaagatatgatatgaaaaactaagaaaattaaaacaaaagggatagagatacaaaactgatgggttgcctcccatgtagcgcttggtttaacgtgtCAGCcagacgttattgttatcgtccgtacactaataatctgaaaatttggtaatccttccaaataacaatctgcaattcaaataatagaTTCACAAAAACATCTgcacaaaacataaatattgaagctaccagtttattgaagtttcccccacacttggtcctttctacactcggaagtggatagagaacatagaattcgggaacttcaaaaggttccccagcttggtgaacctgcacaattctcgaatcaaacacatcaagtggtggatacttagaagcaaaataatccgttaaaattttggaaacacacaactccaatcctaagtgaggtattttcttaaaagttgggttaacaactctttgagaagctacttcaattggatggaaaagatcaatagatatagaattaagcaAAGGATTAGAAAAACCTTGTATCGGATCCTCATCTGTAATTATctctagtgaattatttacctcaagtgtatcgtggtcctctatcgagcttttaatttcttcttcaaccacaatctcagcatcattatattCCTCgactagctcaattgggtcttccacgacttcaatcaatttggtttcattctcaatctctatcTCTTCAACGACCTCGTCATAGGAATTGGAATCCTCTCCTGaaaagtctagttcattgatgcaactcatAATATCTCCGTTTGAGTaggttacaccatttataacaatagatacgTCATACCCAGTCTActtcttttgaataggcgaaggatctttattatgatccagagttggaataatcgtatcattgttgcaaggactttcaagaggttgttcatcttcatcagaatcattgtCAACCTAAAAATCATCAACATCCCGACGACGTTCGAATTCCATGTCTATGGCCTTCTTAATTTCGTCAAGAGTCTCTTGTGATGCACCGGCTTCTTCCAGTTGGTTGTATCGCGCATATAGTTTTCTGATGTTAACACACTTTCCACCGTTATGCacaatctcctcttttggaaagagtgaaggaaaaacacgatAAAGAGGAATAGGTTTTGATTCAATATCATAACTTTTTAGTTCTAAACTCTctgtcatctgcacattactagaaaacaattgatcagaagcataactatcctttcCATCTCGTAATTGTTCACTTACaggcccgtcataaggttgttgacatgtatgagaatatccataaggttccgtgggatattgatcatagccaaaagattgtgtttgattatacacataggacggttggtagttgtcatatgaatgagattgaaaaccatattgattaccactgttgtctgtgtaatcttgtgctccgtacatgttatttccgtaaggaaacatgacgattcacaagaaaaagaaaatcaaaacaaaaatctaaaaaaatcaaataaaaacaagctaaacaaataacaaatgaattagcaactgctccccggcagcgccgccaaaatttgatggccgtcgcaggtgcaatcaaattaataaacatatttcccactaattaactagtaatatagcggtagtaagagatcgttctcacagagagttgtgtaattgataggttatgtGATCAGCaggataaagtaaataacaaggggggtttggttgtgagataaataaaaagacaataaagaaaaaaaggatgattaaggaatccttcgctgtTACCAAGTGATaactggattagaatacttacctattgttcgtaagaaccattcatcaccaaccacaaaatagcagctagctcagtgttatccccaaaactcgaGTCCTGTTATTAGGAGGGAAAGAATCGATACGAAGAGGGAAGGTTTACGAGGAGGGATTGAAAATTTCAGAGGAGGGATTGACCACCTAAAAAAGTGTTAAATTATTAATATTACCCTTGAACTTAACTAGGGTTAAATTTACTAACCAAACAATCAATTAATAAAACTAATCTCCTTGCGCCACACGGATCTTGTAACCATTTTCCTTTCTCGCAATTCATCTAACAAAAGAACAGAAAAAGTGCTCATACATACTATATCGATAAATATGTATGTCATAGTATGCATTACCATCGTAATCACTGCATACTACTCTTAGCATTTAGCTACTCTTCGCATTCCAGTCAAAATAGTAGCTAGTTAGTTGTATCCTTGTATGCAATATAGCTTTGTGTTTGTATACATCTATGTGGAaaacaaaaacatatatataatCTTTCTCAAACCAAAACTTAAAAGAGTGTTTCACCTGGAAATGTGGTCATCTGCTCTGCGAAAAAGATTGAACCTGTAGGATTGTGGGACACTAACACATTTAACCACTGTCTGCTAAATAAATGATATAAACATTTGAAAAAATGTTACTGGACTTTTAATTGAATTTCTAACAGTTTTATACGATTAAGAATCAGAAGGAGACTATTTTATTCGACTAAGAATCAAAAGCATAAACTCTTATCACATTTAATGGTACCACACTTTCTTTTCCTCTTTGCCGTTGTCTTGGGCACATAAGCTTTGGTTCTATGATCAGAAAATTTGCGGCTTCTTTCACATTATATAAccatgttttgaattttgaaagacgATTTCAATATCACATAGTTGAGAGTTAATCCTATTTCCGTAATCCACATAGCAGCTTCCGTTTTCGAATCAAATACCTATGCAAATAAGGAATGTCGATGTGCGTTAAACATCAACTAAACTCAGGTATGTTCAAAATTAAACGGATCATAAAATACCTTTATGAGAGACAACATACCTCTTCGGTCTGGAAATACTCGGTTAAGTCCGGGAATTCATGTGGCAATGGTACTAGTTGATCATCCTCGTTGTTTTAGACATTTCTGTACAGAGAGTGCAAAGACATTCAGTATAAGAGTCGAATTTATAGTTTTTCTATGGAACATAGTCTGATTATACAGACACATCACTGGAATATATAATTAGTATAACATATATCCAAACAAATGTGATCAATGGAGAATAGTTAGATTACAATCATACGTCTGCAGATTTATAGTTTGTATAAAAATATAATTCACTTCTCTCTGTGATCAACATCCCCTCATGTCAATAGCCTGTAACTAAGCTACGCTAGTAGAAACAAATGAAGTAAAACCTCAACACCATTGCCGATACATTGCACAcacaaaagaaaaatgattaacgCATGCAAAAAGAGAAGTAAAAAACAAGGAAATTTCTTACTGATCAGAAGCGACGTCAACAGACATATACAGGTAACAACAGTAAAGAAATACCCGACAAGATCTTTATGTTCTAATAGGTTTTCGTAAGGgttagggtttttcttttttggtcGAAGAGATAAACAGGAATACGATGAATTCTTAGAAAGAATGATTGAGAAGGTTAAAGGTTCGTGTGGGTAGGTTGGGAATATTTAAaatatttacttattttcttCGTATCCGACTTTGACTGCACGTTGACTAGAATTTATCCAAAATCTTTCCCTCCTCGTATCGATTCTTTCCCTCCTAATAACAGGActccaaaactccttttaccacggatacaaaagctctccaatatcagattctcttcaaccgaaccaccaattagtagctcactcaaggtgtaatccaatcgaattctttaagctttgtgaattaggttgatcccagtagttaaactcttagctcaaggtttacttgttgttgttgtctttcactcacgattgctccacaaaatctctctgtaaggtctcgcgatttctacttgtgtagagagttattctacttttacttatctcctaacttctactagcaatagaatgatcaatagatcaatctagcgtgcactccaaatcaatctaagaatcacgcataaaccctaaatatggtaaaaacaaacgattattgttagagaattgctcggttgaacctactagcgttggtatgtcaagttagttgtcaattttattttccaaaatgcattctagatttagtatactaaagataatttcgtactagattaagtctaagaagtataATCTAAGCTATCattgaaggatgaagtttgaagattacaagaagacatcaacaaggacttcatcaacaaatgtatgtggtaattgattttatttggattcttgttcaattctacctttctaatctatcgaaacaaatgctcactctatggaacaattcctatgacggtaaatgtacattcatgtatatatactcgaggttatttgagccacgacttttgtgacaataaactttatccctggaaaggttatCATGTTATAGTGAACGAGCGTACAAATTTATcgatccaagaatcactcaattccgagttataacgatgaagttatgagtgatttattaaagtaacaatcataagtgttgctgtaattgttacagttcgttagtaggaaacaatccatgaactgtttgtaacggttcacggacttgagcccaattacgtgactagaagccatttttggtcatgtttttgatgtttccttatctaggcaagatagctattactccaaacatatttgattaccatattaaagtgtttgtgattccttcttaAGTTAAAATgtaatttattcacataaatactgctaattaattatttattaaattattttggcaagagttgtaactcaggaaagactcccaaaattaggagagtcttgaaaaaggaaaatagctttgcgtagCTTTCAAGTTACCTTTCATTATAATTAAaaggttcgtgagtgctacacgcgttttcatcccctttggaaaatttgtgtaagcttcataaggttgttttccatgtcttaggttcttcgtgaacaagagtgagataaaagtctgtgtattggggatcacaaagccgagttggatttaatcttcgtgattgattatacaacttgtaatctaggttttcacctcttatctattctaaggttttctcttctgatataaaaccattaaagagttgttgatcataaaccctaggttttgatagatttcagtttccagtcgtataccaacacttgttagtcgaaatcggaagtagaaagaaaacttcgattaaggtatctcgtaaaaatccttaagaagttttaaacaagatatctctagatttattcttgttgttcttgttgtagaattattagggttttcttaacttgaaaattgatctttggaattgcccaagttcacttacgaaaatcaggttcatggactccttgtgtgtacgcatactgattgtaatttAGAACCCTAATCTTCAAGTTTTTTTCGGTATCTCTACTTTTATCtggtagttgttcgaaacaaacacaagatttccgaaaccttgatttacatctaaagggaaatcaaatcggtgttttgtgaaaacaaaaggtcgaaaaatatcaaccgtgttgtt encodes the following:
- the LOC113309620 gene encoding uncharacterized protein LOC113309620, with translation MKPKISPRWEKVRAMFPTMTPPMLVYCVFSWVVPHSFGVRSRSKFATSSGTIEEEGETHGSQVASSGINIQDSPMARTEKFGEQTSSRKRRNTGAHGGPGAQHFEDQAPVTPTPIGSSGSLIV